CCACGACTATCGGGTTGAAGTTCTGGTACAAGTTATTCAGCTTTCGCTCTCCATTGCGCCAAGGTAAAACCCAGCGATTCCACTTGATTGAGTCTCTAACAAGCAGTGGGACAGAATCATCACTCATAACAGTTGGGTCTGTTAGCCAGGCATCAATCAGTTCTTTCACGTTCCGGGCTGTCTTGTAGGGACAGGTTAGTTGCGGTTTATTCGATTGTTCGGATTTGTCGAACGACCCCGCCGCAATAGTTGATCCTCTTGAGGGGTTATCGGTTTGTTGCGAAGACTCGGAATTTTTTAACAACAAAGCGGGTTGTTGTGGGGTTGGTTCTTCGAGTTCAATTTCTTCCGGGAGCAACGCGAAAAAGTGAGATCGGGGTTTAGTTCTCAATTACACCCCTATATTCTCAACAAAATCTGGTTTTTTAGTTGCGATCGCATCCTGAAACAAGCTATATACGTCCCAGATTTTAGCACCTCACAAAATCGCGTTGCTCCCGTTGCTTCATGCGCGATACTGGGGGATGACAACATCAACTGGCGACCATCGCAGTTTGGGTACGATTTGTTTGGTTGTACGGTTGATTTTCAGTTTCCTGTAATCAAGCTGCTAGACTATAAACATTGGTTGTCGGAGCTAGAAGCCAGTCGTAACCCCTTTGCTACGGTGGTAATGGCTCACGAATGCAGCAGTGCAAACCCGCAGTAATAGGTCGCAAAGGAAACAATCAAAACTGAATTTAGTGCGTCGGTTGTATGAGCAAGGATTTGAACGCGAGGCTGTTGTTAACCTTTTGGCTTTTATTGACTGGATGTTGACGCTACCATTAGATTTAGAGCGAGAATTTCAACGGGAAGTAGAACAATTAGAGGCAGAACAACGTATGCAGTACGTGACATCATTTGAGCGAATTGCCCGAATGGAAGAATTGGTGGAAGCAATAAAATTAGGCTTGGAACTCAAGTTTGGCCCTGAAGCATTAAACCTAGTGCCAGAAATTTCATCGTTGGAAGACGTTGAACTATTAAGAGCAGTGAGAAATGGGATAAAAACAGCAACTACAGTCGATGAATTGCGTCAAATATACCAGTCCTCTACAACTGACAATCTGCTAGAAAATTAGCATTGAAGAATTTAATATTTAGTTTTCTAGGTTCAGTACACTTTAAGTGCTTAAATTAGTTCTAATTAAGCACTTAACGAAGTATCTCCATCACGTTCCTCAACAGGCTGATCAAACTTCAGAGCCTCATCACCCCAACAATCCCAGCCGTCCCTAGACTCGCGTGCGAACATCTCCAGTTTGGTTATGTCTGGACACAGTCAGTAGATCACAAACTTTTCCCCCAAGAGCGATCGCTAGAAAATTTTGTAGTCTGTAATACTTTTTATCAGCCACCGTTTAAGCAAGTATGTTGGTTATCTATAATATTTGCTTATATCCAGGCGATAACTTAGTTTCTGAGAACTAACCCGATGGAAGATAAATGCTTTCAACGACTTCATGTATTTTTTCAACAGCTTGACGTAAGAAAGCCAACATTTGTTTGAGGCTAAACAGTTTACGGTAAATTAATCGTCCACCTTTCCTGGGTTGACTAATTTTTGCCCAGATGATATCTAATATCGTTACCAGACGGAACTTTTTTCCAAGTTTTAGCTGTATTTTCAATACTGTCTCCACTACTAGCAGCTTTTATTAAAATCTCAAATAGAGTTTTTTGGTCGCAGACACCAGTAGTTTCAATGGAGAAATTTTCTGACTCTACACTTACGACGCTGTTGGTCGTTTGCACGATGCCCAACTTGCTCGCATGGGGGGGGATTTTACTCCAACCTGTAATGATGCCACCGCGTACAAATCGCACTGATTTGGTGCTACTAATTGACCAGGAAGGCTCGATGGTGCCGTTTCACGATTTATCGCGGCAGTTGGTGGAAACGGCACAACGGGGAGGACGATTGAGAACAACCAATGTATTTTATTTTCACGACTACCCTGACGAATACTTATACCGTCATCCGGCAATGCTTGATGCCAAGGCTGTTTCTGAAGTGTTGGAGCAAATTGGCGACCGAGCGGCAGTATTAATTATTAGCGATGCTGGCGCAGCACGGGGGAATTTTGACCAAGAACGGGTTGATAATACTAAGGCATGGATTGAGCAATTACAGCAATCAGTGCGTTATTTTGCTTGGCTCAACCCGATGCCTACTGAATGCTGGCGGCAAACTACTGCTGGGGAAATTGCTCGTTTTGTGCCGATGTTTGAAATGAGTTCGCAGGGAATGAATGCGGCAATTAGTGTGTTGCGGGGTCGATATATTGTATGTAGTAAAAGAGTTGGATGAATCTTTATGCTTTTAGAGTTAAGACAATTGAGGATTCAACCGGGACAGCAACTGTTACTTGAGGACGTTAGCTGGCAGCAATTTGAAAATATTTTGGCGGAATTAGGAGAACATCGCGCTGCCAGAATTTCTTATAGTCATGGTTTTTTAGAAATTATGGTTCCCTTACCCGAACATGAAAAAGCCAAAGAAATTATTGGCGATATAGTCAAAATTTTACTGAATGAACTAAGTATCAATTATGATGCTTTAGGTTCAACCACCCTAAAAAACGAAAAAATGAGTCAGGGAGTAGAACCGGATACTTGTTTTTACATTCAAAATCAAGCGGCAGTTATTGGTAAAAATCGCATAAATTTAAGTGTAGACCCACCCCCAGACTTAGCCATAGAAATTGATTTAACTTCTCGCACGCTATTGGATAATTACCAAATTTTGGGAGTACCAGAACTTTGGCGATATGGAAAACAAGGCTTACAAATTAACGTCTTACAAGGTGGAAAATATGTAGAGTCAAATTTTAGTCCTACTTTTCCAGATATTCCGATAATTGAGCTAGTAAATCAATACGTCCAGCAAAGTCAAGTTGTTGGTAGCAGCCAAGCAATTCAAGCTTTTAGAAATTGGCTGCGGGATAATATTTAATTGTGCCTAATAATTCTTTAATGGACAACACTTGGCGGTCGATGGCTTGGTTGTCGCTCTGATTGCCCATATCCTCAATAGAGACAGTATAAATTATCCGTCTTTCCAGCCCCCTGCTGACTAGCGATCGCCTATTCTTTTCCGATTTCACATACTGCATTTATTGTCTTTTTTGTCAATGCGTAAGTTCTGATTCCCTCATGAAGGTACTGCTTCCGCCACGCCTGTTGCCCAAAATGAAGAATGTTTAAGTTCAGCGATCGCTAATCAGATACAGGGGCAAGCAGAACAAATTAATCCCGCTTCGTTGATGGTTGAAAATTCAGTTTCGGGTGTAGAAATCAAAGCAGTTGATGAGAGTGAAAGTTCCGCGCCACCCGTGTCACAAACTGAAAAATGGTCGCATGAGGCGATTGTTGCAAGGGCAAATATGCGACCGGAGCGGATGCAGAAACTGAAAGTTGCGGCGAATTCAGGGCAGAATCCGGGGTTTGATTTTTTGCAGGAGTGTTGGAGTGATGATCCTGCTTTGCAGATTGTGATCAAGAAGCTGCTGGTGAAGTTTCCGCAGTGGGGGTTGGTGGCGGCGGATGGTGGGCTGGTGAAGTGGGAGGAGTAGCGATCGCTCTGTGCTATAAAGATTTCTTAGCAGGATTAGTATAAAATTTGCTCCAACTCAATCATGTAATTTGAAATACTCCAACAGAAATTAGCTGTGATAGCAAGCCTAAATCTGGTATAAAAGATGTGAGAAAAATCGTCGTGTTAAAAAACTTGAACTATATTATCTTCGGCGAAAAGAATGTAAAATGAATGCAATTGATAAACATCTAAAAGATTACAGTCGTTTCTAGATTTAGATGTAGTCCTCGCGTTCCTGATGTTTTTTGAAAAATAGACCACTAGGAGTCATAAAGCATGATTTATAGGGAAAATAAAACTTTTCTGGTGAGCAAGTTATGACTTATTCAAAAACAGTTAATTTAAATAGTCAGGGTTGGTACTTAGGCACAAACCCTTTAACTTTGTTAGGTACATGGACTAACGATGCAGATGTAGTTAGAGTCAAGACTACTTGTATTTATGGTATCCAGGTTCTCTCCACCAATATTACTGTAAATACTTTAGGAGGTAACGACACTATTACTGGCACTAGTACTAGCACAAAAATTGATAGTGCGGGCATCTTTAATAATGGCATCATCGATACCGAAGATGGTAAAGATATCATCTGCGGTATTAGCACTAGTACTAAAAATCGTAGTAATGGTATCCGTAACAACGGCACCATCAATACTGGTAACGATAACGACACTATTATTGGTAATGGTAGTAGCGTTAACCTTGGTAGTAATGGTATCCGCAACGATGGCACCATCAATACTGGTAACGGGAACGATACCATGATTGGCACTGGTGACTCCTTAGTAGGCATCTTGAATTACGACGGCATCATCGATACAGGAGATGGCAACGACACCATCACTGGTATTGGCAGTAGCGGTATCTCTAACCTGTCCGGCACCATCAAGACCGGAGATGGCAACGACACTATCACTGCAACTGGCACTAAAGACACTGGCTTTCAAAACTATTTTGCTACCACTGATACTGGTAACGGGGACGATACAATCACTGTCACTGGCAGATTCATTGGACTGAATGGCGGCGGTATCTATACTGGTAACGGGAACGATACAATCACTGCAACTGGCACTAAAGATACTGGTATCTTTAGTACACCTAACAGCTTTATTAATACTGGTGATGGGAACGATACAATCACTGGCACTAGCAATAATACAGGTATCACCAGCTTAGGAATCATTGATACTGGGGAAGGTGAAGACATTATTATTGGACAGGCTACAGCAGCAAATGGTGGTGATGCCCACGGAATTTTCGGAGACGGAACAATCAAAACTGGCTCTGGCAACGATCAAGTCACTGCAATTAGCAGCATAGATGAAGTTCAACAGAAAGTCTCTATTGGTGGTGGAATTACTATTGAGTTAGACAGTGGTAATGACTGTTTCAAAGGGTTTGGTAGTGGAACTGTTAATGGCGGAACAGGTTTTGACACACTAGACCTGAGTGTTTTCAATCGCTCTCAACTAGTTATTTCTGGTATAAGCTCAGATAATACCCTAAACTCGGCTAATCTCACCTTCAATAACAATGGAGATGCTATTACCCTTTCTACAACTGGGTTTGAAAGTTTTATCTTTGCCGATAGCGCTTTGTATTACAGCAGTTTGGCAAACGCAGCATAAGTAAAGCTTTTTCTAGCCTCGTCTGAAAACTACCACCTAGTGATTTACCAACCCAATTTTGCCGTGTAGATCGAGCAGGGGAAGCAGAGGGAGTGTGACACGCCATGCTGTCTGTACCGTT
This window of the Nostoc commune NIES-4072 genome carries:
- a CDS encoding MT-A70 family methyltransferase; this translates as MCPDITKLEMFARESRDGWDCWGDEALKFDQPVEERDGDTSLSA
- a CDS encoding beta strand repeat-containing protein → MTYSKTVNLNSQGWYLGTNPLTLLGTWTNDADVVRVKTTCIYGIQVLSTNITVNTLGGNDTITGTSTSTKIDSAGIFNNGIIDTEDGKDIICGISTSTKNRSNGIRNNGTINTGNDNDTIIGNGSSVNLGSNGIRNDGTINTGNGNDTMIGTGDSLVGILNYDGIIDTGDGNDTITGIGSSGISNLSGTIKTGDGNDTITATGTKDTGFQNYFATTDTGNGDDTITVTGRFIGLNGGGIYTGNGNDTITATGTKDTGIFSTPNSFINTGDGNDTITGTSNNTGITSLGIIDTGEGEDIIIGQATAANGGDAHGIFGDGTIKTGSGNDQVTAISSIDEVQQKVSIGGGITIELDSGNDCFKGFGSGTVNGGTGFDTLDLSVFNRSQLVISGISSDNTLNSANLTFNNNGDAITLSTTGFESFIFADSALYYSSLANAA
- a CDS encoding Uma2 family endonuclease, with translation MLLELRQLRIQPGQQLLLEDVSWQQFENILAELGEHRAARISYSHGFLEIMVPLPEHEKAKEIIGDIVKILLNELSINYDALGSTTLKNEKMSQGVEPDTCFYIQNQAAVIGKNRINLSVDPPPDLAIEIDLTSRTLLDNYQILGVPELWRYGKQGLQINVLQGGKYVESNFSPTFPDIPIIELVNQYVQQSQVVGSSQAIQAFRNWLRDNI